A single window of Girardinichthys multiradiatus isolate DD_20200921_A chromosome 15, DD_fGirMul_XY1, whole genome shotgun sequence DNA harbors:
- the zbtb1 gene encoding zinc finger and BTB domain-containing protein 1: MARPSHSDHVLQQLNNQREWGFLCDCLIAIGDIYFRAHKAVLAACSSYFRMMFIRDQQGAGHLDLSNMQISAECFDLILQLMYLGRIVVGSYEFEELKASMSYLQMYYIPDSLEDLRDIRSSNLTPSSSASSSSSSSSTGLSGGKMMFGVRMYEQQRPTVPEGELLPKAAPSSSGRPAAPAAGSKPVVAEEAAGTPLIVAPPTVDGAAEQPCDLRKRPSGRSSALKDRPRFGRTYTCDDCGFVFSCEKLLIEHILTCTNRKAYHPSRGNSEGDNSSGKAESSASESAEEQRVACKGEDDWADGRGDSELPIRSVTDSEPGSTRSIKTEPEEGLFPEIKMVQVGELTARDCSARFSDATRKDALRERMGSNRESEPGVSGLESCSESADGHLPSSSDSGIPAKLRKVKDEKQEADCAPCELCGALLTEEDKSTHYLSNHMGHICACGRCGQVLIKGRQLQEHAERCGESHGAESDSHGEDEASLLGEPQGMEESLLDAADLACPHCGLLFQNESLALEHALSCHDQDLFRPVLLDEGGEPDHRRKHFCSICGKGFYQRCHLREHYTVHTKEKQFSCQTCGKQFLRERQLRLHTDMHKGMARYVCPVCDQGTFLKHDHVRHMISHLSAGETICQVCFQIFPGGEQLEKHMDVHLYICGVCGEKFRLRKDMRSHYNSKHTKRL; this comes from the coding sequence ATGGCGAGGCCGAGCCACAGCGatcatgtcctccagcagctcaACAACCAGCGGGAGTGGGGCTTCCTGTGCGACTGCCTCATCGCCATCGGCGACATCTACTTCCGGGCGCACAAGGCCGTGCTGGCGGCGTGCAGTTCCTACTTCCGAATGATGTTCATCCGGGACCAGCAGGGGGCGGGCCACCTGGACCTCAGCAACATGCAGATCAGCGCAGAATGCTTCGACCTCATCCTGCAGCTGATGTATCTCGGCCGCATCGTGGTGGGGAGCTACGAGTTCGAGGAGCTCAAAGCTTCCATGTCCTACCTGCAGATGTACTACATCCCCGACTCACTGGAGGACCTCAGAGACATCCGGAGCTCCAACCTCACCCCGTCTTCCTccgcctcctccagctcctccagctcctccactgGACTCTCTGGAGGCAAGATGATGTTTGGAGTGCGAATGTATGAGCAGCAGAGGCCCACAGTGCCGGAAGGAGAGCTTCTACCGAAAGCAGCGCCCAGCAGCAGTGGACGCCCAGCTGCCCCTGCAGCTGGCAGCAAGCCCGTGGTGGCAGAGGAGGCGGCCGGCACTCCTTTGATTGTGGCTCCGCCCACTGTGGACGGAGCAGCAGAGCAGCCGTGTGACCTGAGAAAGAGGCCCAGCGGCAGGAGTTCTGCTCTCAAAGACCGCCCCAGGTTCGGACGCACCTACACCTGTGATGACTGTGGCTTCGTCTTCAGCTGCGAGAAGCTTCTGATCGAGCACATCCTGACCTGCACCAACAGGAAGGCCTACCATCCGTCCAGAGGAAACAGCGAGGGCGACAACAGCTCCGGCAAAGCAGAGAGCTCCGCCTCCGAGAGCGCCGAGGAGCAAAGAGTCGCCTGCAAAGGCGAGGACGACTGGGCCGATGGTCGGGGTGACTCCGAGCTCCCCATCAGGTCGGTGACCGATAGCGAGCCCGGCTCCACTAGGAGCATCAAAACAGAACCAGAAGAAGGCCTGTTCCCTGAGATCAAGATGGTCCAGGTGGGCGAGCTGACAGCCAGAGACTGCAGCGCGCGTTTTAGTGACGCCACTCGTAAAGACGCACTGAGGGAGAGGATGGGATCGAACCGTGAGTCCGAGCCCGGAGTGTCTGGTTTGGAGAGCTGCAGCGAGTCAGCTGATGGCCACTTGCCGAGCAGCAGCGACTCGGGGATCCCCGCCAAGCTGCGGAAGGTCAAGGATGAGAAACAGGAAGCAGACTGCGCCCCCTGTGAACTGTGTGGCGCGCTTCTAACTGAGGAGGACAAGTCCACCCACTACCTGTCCAACCACATGGGCCACATATGTGCCTGTGGGCGGTGCGGCCAGGTGCTGATCAAAGGTCGGCAGCTGCAGGAGCACGCGGAGCGCTGCGGCGAATCCCACGGCGCCGAGTCGGACTCCCACGGAGAGGACGAGGCCTCGCTACTGGGGGAGCCTCAGGGGATGGAGGAGAGTCTGCTGGACGCCGCTGACCTGGCATGTCCTCACTGTGGCCTGCTGTTCCAGAACGAGAGCCTGGCGCTGGAGCACGCCTTGTCCTGCCACGACCAGGACCTGTTCCGCCCCGTTCTGCTGGACGAGGGCGGGGAGCCGGACCACCGCCGGAAACACTTCTGCAGCATCTGCGGCAAAGGCTTCTACCAGCGCTGCCACCTGCGCGAGCACTACACCGTGCACACCAAGGAGAAGCAGTTCAGCTGCCAGACCTGCGGCAAGCAGTTCCTGCGGGAGCGCCAGCTCCGGCTGCACACCGACATGCACAAAGGCATGGCCCGCTACGTGTGTCCCGTCTGCGACCAGGGAACCTTCCTGAAGCACGACCACGTCCGGCACATGATCTCCCACCTGTCGGCCGGCGAAACCATCTGCCAGGTGTGCTTCCAGATCTTCCCGGGCGGCGAGCAGCTGGAGAAgcacatggacgtccacctgtACATCTGCGGCGTCTGCGGGGAGAAGTTCCGGCTTCGCAAAGACATGAGGAGCCACTACAACTCCAAGCACACCAAGAGACTATAG
- the zbtb25 gene encoding zinc finger and BTB domain-containing protein 25, with the protein MEVSSHSLFLLQQLNVQREFGFLCDCTVAIGNVYFKAHRAVLAAFSNYFKMIFIHQSSECIKIQPTDIQPDVFSYLLHIMYTGMCPKQPVDQSRLQEGIKFLHAYQLCRKPGEGVPDATADVVRMSNLYGIQISSQLANKDTPGVPKTTTVSRGGPEDGRSSGKGFRSHSQLSLAVGLEGIPQDHQASKLRNICSVTSGDDSDISNRIKQEQVEEEDEGEAEEGPGVGSVSPAQGSCPSQGPLFKDRHLVLQCPRCGERCSSPEDLREHLFSHALDPARLMDGLPQGGELEAGVEEGLAGAQVQLDAGCLEEALRQSQALASQLAAELRRSRGGGGGGGTSPAPTVLHSRKRKIACAVCSLRFSHKSQLQEHMYTHTGKPGRFHRYNRLCSQLFQGSAHFCEGIAEQGGGGGASTGLSEDANRDTQDNGSSCYSLDSEVSQESVDGVPVE; encoded by the exons ATGGAGGTGTCGTCTCACAGCCTCTTCCTGCTGCAGCAGCTCAACGTGCAGAGAGAGTTTGGCTTTCTGTGCGACTGCACCGTCGCCATCGGAAACGTCTACTTCAAAGCCCACAGAGCCGTGCTGGCCGCCTTCTCCAACTACTTCAAAATGATCTTCATCCACCAGTCCAG TGAATGTATAAAGATCCAGCCCACCGACATCCAGCCAGATGTCTTCAGCTACCTGCTGCACATCATGTACACTGGAATGTGTCCCAAACAGCCGGTGGACCAGAGCCGGCTGCAGGAGGGCATTAAGTTCCTTCATGCCTACCAGCTGTGCCGGAAACCTGGTGAAGGTGTTCCTGACGCCACCGCTGATGTAGTCCGTATGTCCAACCTGTACGGCATCCAGATCTCATCCCAGCTGGCCAACAAAGACACTCCTGGAGTTCCCAAGACCACCACGGTCTCCCGGGGGGGCCCTGAAGATGGACGCTCCTCAGGCAAGGGGTTCAGATCCCACTCCCAGTTGTCCCTCGCTGTTGGACTGGAGGGAATCCCGCAGGATCACCAGGCATCGAAACTACGCAATATCTGCTCTGTGACCTCAGGGGACGATTCAGACATCTCAAATCGCATCAAGCAGGAGCaagtggaggaggaggatgagggtgaggcaGAGGAGGGCCCCGGGGTGGGGTCTGTGTCTCCTGCGCAGGGCAGCTGTCCCAGTCAGGGCCCTTTGTTCAAGGACCGTCACCTGGTCCTCCAGTGTCCCCGCTGTGGGGAGCGCTGCTCCTCTCCAGAGGACCTGAGAGAGCACCTGTTCAGCCACGCCCTCGACCCCGCCCGCCTGATGGATGGGCTGCCACAGGGTGGTGAGCTGGAAGCCGGTGTGGAGGAGGGGCTGGCGGGGGCCCAGGTGCAGCTGGACGCAGGCTGTCTGGAAGAAGCGCTGAGGCAGAGCCAGGCACTTGCCAGTCAGCTGGCAGCAGAGCTGAGGCGGAGCCGGGGTGGAGGTGGCGGAGGTGGGACCAGCCCTGCCCCCACTGTTCTGCACTCACGCAAACGAAAGATTGCTTGCGCCGTCTGCAGTCTGCGCTTCTCTCACAAGAGCCAGCTGCAGGAACACATGTACACCCACACCGGCAAGCCGGGCCGCTTCCATCGCTACAACCGCCTCTGCAGCCAGCTCTTCCAGGGCTCCGCCCACTTCTGTGAGGGCATAGCTGAGCAAGGGGGAGGGGGCGGAGCTTCCACTGGGCTCTCTGAGGACGCCAACCGGGACACTCAAGACAACGGGAGCTCGTGCTACTCGCTGGACTCCGAGGTGTCCCAGGAGAGCGTGGACGGCGTTCCGGTCGAGTAA
- the LOC124882479 gene encoding uncharacterized protein LOC124882479: protein MAAEGGEDVQNEERVGLKRKPTGPPRLLLERTRTRSAGEDRLETKLTGNIEETSATCSDAPALSEGELTCRGRQTAAGKRRRRRWWSRFSSAVVCIRRHEEDTGSMVSPAEGALQKHDGVLLKDREESTETDLKKMRNIFKKFITSPDVQQHPDLNRKSKSSPSFQTKLQKFFVRAGKRRTVLLGTMEDRKVEEDQHTSKLTELPDGHPEVQRFLQQTEHQDLAEEPESPTEIQDKDAEVGSEMIQRAHISQVLVQDVSSEEDEVLFDSELVVDLHHQPPFEFSSEEKIFQASRPSQPSTNRPSIRIELYPPDDISQEEEEEDECWEGVSSSENQLLHLLCYDDSERQLLQVAHSLVRTAVTAAVDQLTREQQSNGNSIHEEPQGCR, encoded by the coding sequence ATGGCAGCCGAGGGCGGAGAAGACGTCCAGAATGAAGAAAGAGTGGGACTGAAGAGGAAGCCGACAGGTCCGCCGAGGCTCCTGCTGgaaagaaccagaaccagaagcGCGGGGGAGGACAGATTGGAAACTAAACTGACTGGGAACATTGAGGAAACATCAGCCACATGTTCAGATGCTCCAGCTCTGAGTGAAGGTGAGCTAACCTGCAGGGGGCGCCAAACTGCTGCTGGAAAAAGGAGGAGACGCAGGTGGTGGAGCAggttctcctcagcagtggtttgtATCAGAAGACATGAGGAGGACACTGGGAGTATGGTGAGTCCAGCAGAGGGGGCGCTACAGAAGCATGATGGCGTTCTACTCAAAGACAGAGAAGAAAGCACAGAGACAGATCTGAAGAAGATGAGAAACATATTTAAGAAATTCATTACCTCTCCTGACGTTCAGCAACATCCTGATCTGAACAGAAAGAGCAAATCTTCACCAAGCTTCCAGACAAAACTCCAGAAGTTCTTTGTCAGAGCAGGAAAGAGACGAACCGTTCTGCTGGGAACCATGGAGGATAGGAAGGTGGAGGAGGATCAGCATACTTCCAAACTCACTGAGCTTCCTGATGGTCATCCAGAGGTTCAGAGGTTTCTCCAGCAAACAGAGCATCAGGATTTAGCCGAGGAGCCAGAATCACCTACAGAAATCCAAGACAAGGATGCTGAAGTTGGATCAGAGATGATTCAAAGGGCTCATATAAGTCAGGTTCTGGTGCAAGATGTTTCCTCAGAAGAGGATGAGGTTCTGTTTGACTCAGAGCTTGTTGTGGACCTCCATCATCAACCCCCATTTGAGTTCTCCTCAGAAGAGAAGATATTCCAAGCATCCCGCCCCTCTCAACCTTCCACCAACAGACCCTCCATCCGGATCGAGCTCTATCCTCCAGATGACATCTctcaggaggaagaggaggaggatgaatgTTGGGAGGGTGTGTCCTCCTCAGAGAACCAACTCCTTCACCTGCTCTGCTATGACGACAGCGAGCGGCAACTTCTTCAGGTGGCTCACTCGCTGGTCAGAACCGCTGTGACCGCCGCTGTGGACCAGCTGACCAGAGAGCAACAAAGCAATGGTAACTCGATCCATGAGGAGCCACAGGGCTGCAGGTGA